One Kineosporia sp. NBRC 101731 genomic region harbors:
- a CDS encoding GGDEF domain-containing protein, with protein sequence MTTRAGLSSGTTGLAAAVCLTLIVALAFIDPATGAAMVVYAGAVACSAAFLVLAVRGMPARLRRPWYFLLTMQVLALAGEIYSAVLTFRGLEVWSLPVDVLYTSSYVMTACGVIALDRQRNHRPPFGGMLDAAVVTAAAAVLSLVFVVLPLLTDTSQGIASRVSGSVYPLIDVLLVFLVARLLIASPNRSAVAYWVVAGIVCSLTADVALNVRVLSGDYAFPGWMSMAWAGFFLLVACGAVSAGREGEVSRAPVVQGVGLTMTRLAVLAFSASLPLAVLIVRASVGEYEGAVLLGIGSLVLLAMVVVRIWTLLQQLRHQSDEMSRMARTDPLTGVANRRSWDFELARAMALARSSGAVLLVALLDLDHFKKYNDAFGHQAGDDLLREAARAWSLGVGPQGRIARWGGEEFAVALRCPGVEAGLHTLDELRRLVPFGQTCSIGVARWNGTQDPAGLLRTVDVALYEAKDSGRNRTVLAPDDVVSRN encoded by the coding sequence ATGACCACGCGGGCAGGGCTGAGCAGCGGGACGACGGGTCTGGCCGCAGCCGTGTGCCTCACGCTGATCGTGGCCCTGGCCTTCATCGATCCGGCGACCGGGGCGGCCATGGTGGTCTACGCCGGCGCCGTGGCCTGCTCGGCCGCCTTTCTGGTCCTGGCCGTACGGGGCATGCCCGCCCGTCTCCGGCGTCCCTGGTACTTCCTGCTGACCATGCAGGTTCTCGCCCTGGCGGGGGAGATCTATTCGGCCGTCCTGACGTTCCGGGGCCTGGAGGTCTGGTCGCTGCCGGTGGATGTGCTCTACACCAGCTCGTACGTAATGACGGCCTGCGGGGTGATCGCCCTGGACCGGCAGCGCAACCACCGGCCCCCGTTCGGCGGGATGCTCGACGCCGCCGTGGTCACGGCCGCGGCAGCAGTGCTTTCACTGGTATTCGTCGTGCTGCCGTTGCTCACCGACACCTCTCAGGGCATCGCCTCCCGGGTCAGCGGCAGCGTCTACCCGCTGATCGACGTGCTGCTGGTGTTCCTGGTGGCCCGGCTGCTGATCGCCAGTCCGAACCGCTCGGCCGTGGCCTACTGGGTGGTGGCAGGGATCGTCTGCTCGCTGACGGCCGACGTCGCCCTGAACGTCAGGGTGCTGAGCGGCGACTACGCGTTCCCCGGCTGGATGAGCATGGCCTGGGCCGGCTTCTTCCTGCTGGTGGCGTGCGGGGCCGTGAGTGCCGGTCGCGAGGGTGAGGTGTCCCGGGCCCCGGTCGTGCAGGGCGTGGGGCTGACGATGACCCGGCTGGCGGTGCTGGCGTTCTCGGCGAGCCTGCCCCTGGCCGTGCTCATCGTGAGGGCCTCGGTCGGTGAGTACGAGGGGGCCGTGCTGCTCGGGATCGGCTCACTGGTGTTGCTGGCCATGGTGGTGGTGCGGATCTGGACGTTGCTGCAGCAACTGCGTCACCAGTCCGACGAGATGTCCCGGATGGCCCGCACCGACCCGCTCACCGGGGTGGCCAACCGCCGCTCGTGGGACTTCGAGCTGGCCCGGGCCATGGCGCTGGCGCGCAGCTCGGGAGCGGTGCTGCTGGTGGCGCTGCTCGACCTCGACCACTTCAAGAAGTACAACGACGCGTTCGGGCACCAGGCGGGCGACGACCTGCTGCGCGAGGCGGCCCGGGCCTGGAGCCTCGGGGTCGGGCCACAGGGGCGGATCGCCCGGTGGGGTGGTGAGGAGTTCGCCGTCGCCCTGCGCTGCCCCGGGGTCGAGGCCGGGCTGCACACGCTCGACGAGTTGCGTCGCCTGGTGCCGTTCGGTCAGACCTGCTCCATCGGGGTGGCCCGCTGGAACGGTACCCAGGACCCGGCCGGGCTGCTGCGCACCGTGGACGTGGCGCTCTACGAGGCCAAGGACTCGGGGCGAAACCGCACCGTACTGGCCCCGGACGACGTTGTGTCCAGGAATTAA
- a CDS encoding PucR family transcriptional regulator ligand-binding domain-containing protein, whose amino-acid sequence MLHPRPPAGPTALLTVADVLRLPIVRQGGPVVLAGRDGLDRPLRWVHATELADIAPLLRPGDLVLTTGVGLPDDIDEAALRRFARSLAEAECAGIMVEYGRRWQDRLPAALVGACEDLGLPLVALTHETRFAAVIQTVGELVVDRQVAELRDAERVHETFTELSFGEAGHLEVLEAVRTLATAPVVLENEQHRPLDFLPGPDGSHTFLEGWQARSSRVTITGRTGWHEDNGWLVTRLGTRDRSWGRLVIGSPAPPSQRLVAVAERAAASLALHRLHDRDRDNLTRRRHHELLVTLQTGPPSDDVLQRCELAGLPVDRRRFVGLVFRPALVGAGRQDLDDIIASVVGASHATRTPALVCEIDREIKVLVSIPRGADVEGAVDRIAGQVAQRHAVLICAGRVSPDPATIDRTLLEARQVADSLPVRTSGSPAPARTGVHRLEDVHLRGLLTLLGDDDRLRLFTDRELGPLREHDAAPGGRTAPLLPVLRALLDHPASKSGAAAALHLSRAAFYDRLARLEKLLGLDLDDPDIRVSLHVALLADELARFRRSE is encoded by the coding sequence GTGCTCCACCCTCGTCCCCCGGCCGGCCCGACGGCGCTCCTGACCGTCGCCGACGTGCTGCGCCTGCCCATCGTCCGCCAGGGCGGCCCAGTGGTGCTGGCCGGCCGCGACGGGCTGGACCGGCCTCTGCGCTGGGTGCACGCCACCGAACTGGCCGACATCGCCCCGCTCCTGCGGCCGGGTGACCTGGTGCTGACCACCGGGGTCGGGCTGCCGGACGACATCGACGAGGCGGCGCTGCGCCGGTTCGCCCGCAGTCTGGCCGAGGCCGAGTGCGCGGGGATCATGGTCGAGTACGGACGACGCTGGCAGGACCGGCTGCCGGCCGCCCTGGTCGGTGCGTGCGAGGACCTGGGCCTGCCGCTGGTGGCGCTCACCCACGAGACCCGCTTCGCGGCCGTGATCCAGACCGTCGGCGAGCTGGTGGTGGACCGGCAGGTCGCCGAGCTGCGCGACGCCGAACGGGTGCACGAGACGTTCACCGAGCTGAGCTTCGGCGAGGCCGGGCACCTGGAGGTGCTGGAGGCCGTGCGCACGCTGGCCACCGCACCGGTCGTGCTGGAGAACGAGCAGCACCGGCCTCTGGACTTCCTGCCCGGTCCCGACGGTTCCCACACCTTCCTGGAGGGCTGGCAGGCCCGCTCGTCCCGGGTCACGATCACCGGGCGCACCGGCTGGCACGAGGACAACGGCTGGCTGGTGACCCGCCTGGGCACCCGGGACCGCTCGTGGGGGCGCCTGGTGATCGGCTCCCCCGCCCCACCGTCGCAACGGCTCGTCGCCGTCGCGGAGCGGGCCGCCGCGTCGCTGGCCCTGCACCGGCTCCACGACCGGGACCGGGACAACCTGACCCGGCGCCGTCACCACGAGCTGCTGGTGACCCTGCAGACCGGGCCCCCGTCCGACGACGTGCTGCAACGCTGCGAACTGGCCGGACTGCCGGTGGACCGCCGCCGGTTCGTCGGGCTGGTGTTCCGCCCCGCCCTGGTGGGTGCGGGCCGGCAGGACCTGGACGACATCATCGCCTCGGTGGTGGGCGCCTCCCACGCCACCCGCACGCCGGCCCTGGTCTGCGAGATTGACCGGGAGATCAAGGTTCTCGTCTCGATCCCACGCGGCGCCGACGTCGAGGGGGCCGTCGACCGGATCGCCGGTCAGGTGGCCCAGCGGCACGCCGTGCTGATCTGCGCCGGGCGGGTCTCCCCCGATCCCGCCACGATCGACCGCACCCTGCTGGAGGCCCGCCAGGTCGCCGACTCCCTCCCCGTGCGCACGTCCGGGAGCCCCGCCCCGGCGCGTACCGGCGTCCACCGGCTCGAGGACGTGCACCTGCGCGGCCTGCTCACGCTGCTGGGCGACGACGACCGCCTGCGCCTGTTCACCGACCGGGAACTGGGCCCGCTGCGTGAGCACGACGCCGCTCCCGGGGGCCGGACCGCCCCGTTGCTCCCGGTGCTGCGGGCCCTGCTCGACCACCCGGCGAGCAAGTCCGGCGCCGCGGCGGCCCTGCACCTGTCCCGGGCCGCCTTCTACGACCGGCTGGCCCGCCTGGAGAAGCTGCTGGGCCTGGACCTCGACGACCCCGACATCCGGGTCTCGCTGCACGTGGCCCTGCTGGCCGACGAACTGGCCCGGTTCCGTCGCTCCGAGTGA
- a CDS encoding RelA/SpoT family protein: protein MPADPATDDRYIAAAVVSLEGAVADWDPAARDDLRKAVDYGIRAHDGQFRRSGEPYITHPLAVATIVAGLGAQPATVIGAVLHDTVEDTEVTLDDVRTTFGPQVAVLVDGATKVAAVRGDDPDTTEAARLRKLFVALAADPRVVTIKLADRLHNLRTIGSLPSAKAARIGRESLAIHGPLAHRLGFALLKAELEDRAFAVAYPDEYLELRAELINRPHLEETLHEAMSALEAHLDAADGSGNSSGNGSGNSSGRHEITGRIKHLWSIYRKTHTSGRDLESLHDLIGVRVVVDDVEDCYRVLGLVHALWEPVPDRFKDYIARPKFNAYRSLHTTVLLNGRMVEVQVRTHEMHTAAEHGSAAHHAYKHETGVEPQWLSRVLDWHDVDDSEYLSAVAGELTSEEIWVLTPRGDVISLPAGASVVDFAYAVHSEIGDRTSGARVNGALVPLSTRLISGNTVEIITRRTTGPSLDWLEWTVTARARQRVRAWHTRHRRDSERATGEAALVQLLSRRRLPRAQAETALLRATGLNSLDLLAEEVGAGRIEMETLSQVLTAAATSTPHAPGPPTLPAPARPAGSSGSSGFEDDLPPGPAPTPAGVPLLHVTAPGLTGVSLTWPGCCHAVPGRGLLGVLSRTRGVVVHAADCPQALAHLAKDPARNARLAWVRAGSQMSMIDLVCENTPGMVARVVLALADLGCDIESSSSYIGEDGAGHQTYEVVHPGSRSQLSTRLRELPGVRSALVR, encoded by the coding sequence GTGCCTGCCGATCCCGCGACCGACGACCGTTACATCGCCGCGGCCGTGGTGAGCCTGGAGGGAGCGGTCGCGGACTGGGACCCGGCCGCCCGGGACGACCTGAGGAAGGCCGTCGACTACGGCATCCGGGCCCACGACGGGCAGTTCCGCCGCAGCGGCGAGCCGTACATCACGCACCCGCTCGCGGTCGCCACGATCGTGGCCGGGCTCGGGGCCCAGCCGGCCACGGTGATCGGCGCGGTGCTGCACGACACCGTCGAGGACACCGAGGTGACGCTGGACGACGTGCGCACCACCTTCGGCCCGCAGGTGGCCGTGCTCGTGGACGGCGCCACGAAGGTGGCCGCGGTGCGCGGCGACGACCCGGACACCACCGAGGCGGCGCGCCTGCGCAAGCTGTTCGTGGCCCTGGCCGCCGATCCCCGGGTGGTCACCATCAAGCTGGCCGACCGGCTGCACAATCTGCGCACGATCGGCTCCCTGCCCTCGGCGAAGGCGGCGAGGATCGGCCGGGAGTCGCTGGCCATCCACGGGCCGCTCGCCCACCGGCTGGGTTTCGCCCTGCTGAAGGCCGAACTCGAGGACCGCGCGTTCGCAGTCGCCTACCCGGACGAGTACCTGGAACTGCGGGCCGAGCTGATCAACCGCCCGCACCTGGAGGAGACGCTCCACGAGGCGATGAGCGCCCTGGAAGCACATCTCGACGCGGCCGACGGCTCGGGCAACAGCTCAGGCAACGGCTCGGGCAACAGCTCCGGCCGGCACGAGATCACCGGCCGGATCAAGCATCTGTGGAGCATCTACCGCAAGACGCACACCAGCGGCCGGGACCTGGAGAGCCTGCACGACCTGATCGGCGTGCGGGTCGTGGTGGACGACGTGGAGGACTGCTACCGGGTGCTGGGTCTGGTGCACGCGCTCTGGGAACCCGTGCCCGACCGGTTCAAGGACTACATCGCCCGCCCGAAGTTCAACGCCTACCGCTCGCTGCACACCACCGTGCTGCTGAACGGGCGCATGGTCGAGGTCCAGGTGCGCACACACGAGATGCACACCGCCGCCGAGCACGGCAGCGCCGCGCACCACGCCTACAAGCACGAGACCGGCGTCGAGCCGCAGTGGCTGTCGCGGGTGCTGGACTGGCACGACGTCGACGACAGCGAATACCTCTCCGCCGTCGCCGGGGAGCTGACGTCCGAGGAGATCTGGGTGCTCACCCCGCGCGGTGACGTGATCTCGCTGCCGGCCGGCGCCTCCGTCGTCGACTTCGCCTACGCCGTGCACTCCGAGATCGGTGACCGCACCTCCGGGGCCCGTGTCAACGGCGCCCTGGTACCGCTGAGCACCCGCCTGATCAGTGGCAACACGGTCGAGATCATCACCCGCCGCACCACCGGCCCGTCGCTGGACTGGCTGGAGTGGACCGTCACCGCCCGCGCCCGCCAGCGCGTGCGGGCCTGGCACACCCGCCACCGCCGCGACAGTGAACGCGCCACGGGTGAGGCCGCCCTGGTGCAGTTGCTGTCGCGCCGGCGACTGCCCCGGGCCCAGGCCGAGACCGCGCTGCTGCGGGCCACCGGCCTGAACTCCCTCGACCTCCTGGCCGAAGAGGTCGGCGCCGGGCGGATCGAGATGGAGACCCTCTCGCAGGTCCTCACCGCGGCCGCCACCTCCACCCCGCACGCCCCGGGCCCGCCCACGCTCCCGGCCCCGGCCCGGCCGGCCGGATCCTCCGGGTCATCCGGGTTCGAGGACGACCTGCCGCCCGGCCCGGCTCCCACCCCGGCGGGCGTGCCGCTCCTGCACGTCACCGCCCCGGGCCTCACCGGCGTGAGCCTGACCTGGCCGGGCTGCTGCCACGCGGTGCCCGGGCGGGGTCTTCTGGGTGTGCTCTCGCGCACGCGCGGCGTCGTGGTGCACGCCGCCGACTGCCCCCAGGCCCTGGCCCACCTGGCCAAGGACCCGGCCCGCAACGCCCGGCTGGCCTGGGTCCGGGCCGGCTCGCAGATGTCGATGATCGACCTGGTCTGCGAGAACACCCCGGGCATGGTCGCCCGGGTGGTGCTGGCCCTGGCCGACCTGGGCTGCGACATCGAGTCGTCGTCCTCGTACATCGGTGAGGACGGCGCCGGGCACCAGACCTACGAGGTCGTGCACCCGGGCAGCCGGTCACAACTGTCGACGAGGTTGCGCGAGCTGCCCGGGGTGCGCTCGGCCCTGGTGCGCTGA